The Zingiber officinale cultivar Zhangliang chromosome 2A, Zo_v1.1, whole genome shotgun sequence genomic sequence ctttctaaaactgggtacataaagacaatttcttaaaaccaaattcctatttctactaaaagataagtagatgtctcccactgcaacagctgccaccttagtagcattgcccatgtagacgataatttctccttcagatagtcgtcgggtttcctggaacccctgcaaggaattgcagacatgatcagtggctcctgtatctacacaccaggtgctggtagataacaccgctaaacatgtttcaacaactagagtatgagatatacctttgttttggttcctacgaggacagtccgccttccaatgtcctgcatggatgaagcacttgcccttcggcttcttcattctagctttaaatcccgtactctgagatttattcactttctttgctgaaccagcttgtttcttcttcttctttcctttcggtttagaagtagaaccattttcagcatagtgaatttgagcattgtgacgaaataatccttcggctggttctgtcagtagttccgctaatgaataaaccctcttattcatattatagttaaaGCGTCAAAACTTAGGTAGcgcttggaggatcatatcgatctggtttccatcaatttctcctccaaggatcagtatctcgctcggataagccatcatctttaggatatgatcccttacaggagtaccctcttgcatggtggctgtcattatctttctcatggcttcttgcctagaagccctatcctgatgaccaaagagttccttgagattgttcataatatcataggctgttggtaaatcttgatgctgatgttgcaatacatttgacattgaagccaaaatgtaacaccgcgccatctcatctgcttttacccatttcctatgatattcaatctcctcttgggtagattcaccagtaggtgcattagggcactgctcagtcaatacatatttatagctttcagcagtaagaacaatgtccaggtttcttttccaatctatgtagtttggtgcagtaagtctattctgttgaagtatgatggacagtgggttgaaagacatcctaagaatcacaaataacttttggtcagaactctaaatttagaataatattgattcctcaaacaatactattttaaattaaccaacacctcataacaccgtgaattttgtatgccacgttagtgtggacgtatacaaattcaacatttataaaaggagggttttaacctattaattttattatcttgtcaacctaactttttgacaaataaaattaatagttagtattatttggtcacacaaataatagcagtgactccgttggggaggatactattagatgtgtctaagtgtataccattacttgacactaagtccattaataagattatgccccttccgttggggaagatcacacgctcttaattaacttcctatagtcatccaaaaaatggaagtttgttatagtgatccgcaaacaagctcatccgttatggaggaaggcactcagagccaacgcgcaagcttgtttgcatcacttacaaaccagtaatggagaccatgagatctatttaaaaatccctctcccacttagttatttataaatgaggaattttaactatgctagcctactttacttgtaaactaacatgcacacacagcataatataaaagcaatagagaaactaattttcaactattatggcttttatctctagttgtcctccgtgtgtagtcatcccaagctgctgccatatttggccaccgccaccgggtctagctgtcgcatccatcttgctccttgttccgctgcgcttctggtcctcagaaagttccacgctttgcaagattcgatccgcgacataaatagaattttacattttgatcctatattccataaaaggaatgtacatgtatctagatcaaaaataaaatcctaataaaactaaatacagctcctgctgtatttgaatacaatcatgcacacacatttaaatgcccttgacatgtccaagggtccaatcacacacataataactaaaagccataatagttggatcctgcatccacaaagttagcacatcctactattaacctgcctaaattatgtatgacatgtgcataattaaactaaataccaaatacacagaggcaaaaccctagctctgataccaattgttggttgctactcggaaaacctataggttccactgtacaaaaattttgtacaaagatctgaaccttttcctagctaccatgtgttcttttaaattaaattttggatcgcctgcggaacttaacacgtttgatccaaaacttaatttatttgttcttttaggttttgacttggatctcctgcggaacttaacatgttcgacccaagtctccttaagttattaattccattaaatattaatttccataattggttcccagtgtcgcgaggcacatggccttcttggatatgggagcaaccaccaccgactagacaaaaccttttatagaaagctaatatttaatttcctaaaataactttaggttaaccaaagagaacaatcaaatcacaaggaaaagaaaaaacaaaagaacacaacatcgaaaaatatattcgaaattctagaacataagcctcttgtatttggtattatttccataaataactagcatgatgcggaaataaaaattactagttataccttgtagaaaaaaccccttgatcttctaccgtattcctcttctaacctcgaacgttgtgtgggcaacgatcttccgagatgagaaaccaccaaccaccttcttctcctccaagcaaggttcggccacaaaggaaaaacttcaccaaggaggaaaaccaaaatactaaccaagctccaagagatgctagctttctctccttcttcttcttcttctccgagtagtatccggccaccacaagagctccaatggaagagaagggttcggccaccacaagaggaagagaggaggatggccggccacaccaaggaacaaaagagggagaaaataatagaggttgtgtctcatgaaggcacccctaccccttcttttatattccttggcctaggcaaattaggaaatttaattacaataaaatttccttaattttccttgacatgaattaattgagaaaaatacaataaaatttcccaatcaacttgtgatggtcggccacaatcaaaagagcaaattagagagttttaatcaacaaattaaaacttcctaatttgtttccggaaatttaaaaaaataaaatttctctttaaaatctcttcatggttaataaaaggaaatttctataattttaattttattaacatgtgaataattttaaagagaaaataaaacatctctccaatctacaaataaggaaagagatctaatctctttctttaatcttttgtagatcttttacaagagagatattttaattttaattctctttaaattatatctttcacataataataaaaattaaaattaaatttcttttttaatttaatttggccggccctactagcttgggttcaagctagggccggccacccaattttatacctaggccggccctagcttggttcccaagctagcttggtcgacccctattgggtgggtatagaaggtgggtataggtgggtatagaactctataaataagaggctacgatagggaccgagaggaggaattggttttggtctcccgataaaattaagcatcccgtgttcgccccgaacacacaacttaattttatcaatgataattcattctactagagaactatcattgaactaccgcaccaatcccaaattacatttttgggctccttcttattatgagtgtgttagtctccctgtgtttaagatatcgaatgtccactaattaagtgagttactgacaactcatttaattaatatctaagtccaagagtagtaccactcaaccttattatcatgtcggactaagtccacctgcagggtttaacatgacaatctttatgagctcctcttgaggacattatcaacctagtatctctaggacacagttgttggtgcaatatccctcaggtcaaggttgacctgggtaaccaagctgagtcttggtttgggtttagatgtttgacaataagatattgattgaagaagagtcaagtaggtcaaggttgactggatacttaactgggaagtcctaactgggatgttaggcagatgaaagacctagtgagtgaagctaggcagtatgaaagtcctggtgagtgaagccaggcagaagaaaagtcctggtgagtgaagccaggcagaaggaagtcctagtgagtgaagctaggcagatggaaatcctggtaagtgaagctaggcagaagaaaagtcctggtgagtgaagccaggcagaaggaagtcctagtgagtgaagctaggcagatggaaaaccctagtgagtgaagctaggtgaaagtcctagtgagtgaagctaggcagatggaaatcctggtgagtgaagccaggtgaaagtcctagtgagtgaagctaggcagatggaaaaccctagtgagtgaagctaggtgaaagtcctggtgagtgaagccaggcaagggaaaatccagatagatcaaggatgattggacatctggtgttgggaagtccaagtaggtcaaaggattgactggatacttggcatgaaagaaaagtccaagtaggtcaaagggattgaccggatacttggcacagagaaaagtccaagtgggtcaaagggattgaccggacacttggtaagggagtcctagcaggtcaagggagtgactagatgctaggcatgacataccaacaggtcaaggttgactggatgttggtttgggaggtttgggacttggttttggacaaaaatcaagtgctggatcgatcagtggatcgatccaggctttgtcgaacagagagcctctggatcgatccgtggatcgatccagaggtcccaatcgatcagtggatcgattgggaagcagataagcgctggatcgatccgtggatcgatccaggcgcttttccagagcacagaggcgctctggatcgatccgtggatcgatccaaagcctccccgatcgattgggaatattcgaatcgatcgggatccgaccgttgcgtcgtatttgagctgcaggcgtgcgttggctgcggtaatctcttcacggtttcatctcagatcttcgccagctcctccacagcactctcaaagctcgtgatcgccagttcttgaaggttcttggaagttttccaagtcaagaggcggatcaaagccaagaagagaagctagggttagggtttatactcattgtaagcttgtaagcttgtatttcttgtatcctttccctctcttcttgtattgagtcttgtagggcttctccgcccttggtagttaccataaaggagagttttatttagtggagggtgtgtgtgttggtgtggatccttggattagtcacctcttgtgaggtggataccaagtaaaaccaaccgtgttagcgttgtgtgtttgtttctgtattttccgctgcacatctttgaaggaacaagcaacgccaagcaacgagcgaacgcgacgagctattcacccccccccccccccctctagctacttttggtcctaacaacagtttccttctataatcaacaacacacactataagtgataccatttcccaacttatcgggtttattgattcatcgaactaaatctcacccattgataaattaaagaaataaatatcaaacatatgtacttgttattatattaggattaagagcacacacttccataataactgaggtctttgttcctttataaagtcagtataaaagaaacgacctctaatggtcctactcaatacactctgagtgtactagtgtaattatatagtcaagataaactaatacctaattacactacaaccttctaatggtttgttcctttccattttggtcgtgagcttctgtttataatttataaggtactgataacattatcttctgcatatgacaccacatgctatgttatctacaatataaattaattgaacaactacaaacaaatgtagataaattgaccaaatgtgattctttatttaacatgaatgtttacaaagcttagactttcagtatacactccaacaattacCACCCATAAACGAGCAATATCCCGAAGTAGACCTTCTATCAGTTAGACTTCCTGCCCAGTCAGCATCAGTGTAAGCTTCAACTTGTAGATGTCCCCGGGTTTTAAACAGAAGTCCTTTACCGGGTGTTCTCTTTAGATACCTTAGGATCCGATACACAGCATCGAAGTGTTCAGACCCAGGCGAGTGCATGAATTGGCTAACTACACTTACTGGAAATGCTATATCAGGCCGAGTGTGTGATAGATAAATCAGTCTCCCGACAAGTCTTTGATAGCGCTCCCTTTCCTTTACTGATTCTGTCGCTGCTGGTTGTAGTTTGACGTAAGGCTCCATAGGCGTCTCAGCTGGCTTACATCCCAGCATACCAGTTTCGGTCAGCAAGTCAAGGACATATTTTCGTTGGTTGACAAATATACCTTCTTTGGACCTTGCAAACTCCATGCCAAGAAAGTATTTTAACACTCCCAATCCTTGATTTCAAATTCTTTTGCAAGCTTTCCTTTAAGTTCTTCAAGTTCCTTGTAGTCACTCCCTGTTAGgatgatatcatcaacatatacaataAGCACAGTTGCTTTACCTTCCTTTGAGTGCTTGTAAAACATTGTGTGATTAGCTTGACTTTGAACATAACCAAGTCGCTTCACAACTTTGCTAAAGCGGTCAAACCATGCCCTTGGGGATTGCTTTAGACCATACAAGGTCTTCTTCAGTTTACACACCTTTCCGACTCCGAACTTTCTTTCAAACCCCGGAGGGAGGCTCATAAGTACTTCTTCATCTAGATCTCCATTTAGGAAGACATTTTTAACATCCAGCTGATAtaaggaccatttgagattgatCGCAAGTGACAGAAGAACTCGAATTGAGTTAATTTTTACGacaggagcaaatgtttcctGGTAATCTATTCCATATATTTGTGTAAAGCCCTTTACTACAAGCCTTGCATTATATCTCTCTACACTCCCATCTTGTTTACTCTTTATAGTGAAGAGTCATCTGCACCCTACTATCTTTTGATCCTTAGGTGCTTTAATAATTTCCCAAGTACCATTTTTCTTTAAGGCATTCATTTCTCCAAAGACTGCTAATCTCCAATCCTTGTCCTCCAGTGCTTCCTGAATATTTCTAGGTACAACAAGTTTTGAAATATTAATAGTAAATGCCTTATGTGATTCGGATAAATGATCATGGGTTATGTATCTGGCAATGGGATGTTTGGTACAAGTTCGGGTACCTTTTCGAAAAGCAATGGGGAGGTCAAGATTGTCAGGGTCATTTTCTTGTGGAACAATTGAGGTTGGACTAGTAGACTCAAGAATAATAGGTAAAGTGGAGTTTTCATGTGAGTTAGGGGAAAAAGAGGTACCTGGAGTATTCAGTGTTCCTTCGCCCGGGGCTTCCAAAGAGGCTTGTGCTGGAATGATTAATTCATCTCTACTTCTTCCAAGGACATTTCTCCTAGAATAAACCAAAGGTTCAAGGATATTTCGGTTTTTTTCCATTCGAAGTATTTCCTTTTCTGATAGACCAATTTCATGGTTGACAATTATGGGTTCGGACTCCCCATTATTTTCATTTTGAGATTTTTGAGGTTGGTCAATAACCAAATTTGGAAGAGTTCTAGTTATCTCCCAAAAATTTGGTTCCCTTAGATTCTCCCCCTGAATCAAATTTTTCGTAAAATATGGTTTGGTTTCCATGAAAGTGGCATCCATTGTTATAAAGAACCGTTTTTTTAGAGGACAAAAAAATTTGTAGCCTTTGCGATTTGCAGCATAGTCTATAAAAACACATTTTTCTGCCCTAGGATCTAATTTTGACCGTGATCTCTTAGGTATGTGTACATAAGCGGTGCAACCAAATACTTTAAGGGGTAAATCAGAATTGATGCGAGATTCAGGGAAGTATTTTTTCAGACATTGCAACGGCGTGATGTAGTTTAAAACTCTAGTAGGCAtcctattaattaaataagttgctgTTAGAATTGCATCTCCCCACAAGTACTTTGGAATATTCATGTAAAACATTATGGCCCTCGCAACTTCAAGTAAGTGCCTATTTTTTCTTTCAGAGActccattttgttctggagtatCAGGACATGTTGATTG encodes the following:
- the LOC122044178 gene encoding uncharacterized mitochondrial protein AtMg00810-like, translated to MEFARSKEGIFVNQRKYVLDLLTETGMLGCKPAETPMEPYVKLQPAATESVKERERYQRLVGRLIYLSHTRPDIAFPVSVVSQFMHSPGSEHFDAVYRILRYLKRTPGKGLLFKTRGHLQVEAYTDADWAGSLTDRRSTSGYCSFMGGNCWSVY